In Acidovorax sp. 106, the following proteins share a genomic window:
- a CDS encoding Gfo/Idh/MocA family protein → MKNFALIGAAGYIAPRHMRAIKDTGNHLAVAYDINDSVGIIDSISPQSDFFTEFERFAEHAYQLKRSPASALDYVSICSPNYLHHAHIAAGLRLGCDVICEKPLVPTPQLMDELARIEQETGRRVFNILQLRHHDAILKLRDKVAAAPKDTKFDVELTYITSRGKWYLESWKGDPRKSFGVATNIGVHFFDMLHFIFGKLQDNRIHLSEETKAAGYLEYERARVRWFLSIDANDLPEGVKGKKPTYRNIDVSGEQLEFSEGFTDLHTTSYREILAGRGYGLADARHCIETVDVIRGASIASDTDERVHPFVLKKGH, encoded by the coding sequence ATGAAAAATTTCGCTCTCATCGGTGCTGCTGGCTACATTGCACCGCGCCACATGCGCGCCATCAAAGACACGGGCAACCACCTCGCTGTGGCGTACGACATCAACGACTCGGTCGGCATCATCGACAGTATTTCCCCCCAAAGCGACTTCTTTACGGAATTCGAACGGTTTGCGGAGCACGCATACCAGCTCAAACGCAGCCCGGCCTCGGCACTCGATTACGTGTCTATCTGCTCACCCAACTACTTACACCACGCGCACATTGCCGCAGGCCTGCGTCTGGGGTGTGATGTCATCTGCGAAAAGCCGCTCGTACCCACGCCGCAATTAATGGACGAACTGGCGCGCATCGAGCAGGAGACCGGTCGGCGTGTGTTCAACATTCTTCAGTTGCGCCACCATGACGCGATTCTGAAGCTGCGCGACAAAGTGGCTGCAGCACCGAAGGACACTAAGTTCGATGTCGAACTGACCTACATCACATCGCGCGGCAAGTGGTACCTCGAGAGCTGGAAGGGCGATCCGCGCAAATCGTTCGGCGTGGCCACGAATATCGGTGTGCATTTCTTCGACATGTTGCACTTCATCTTCGGCAAGCTTCAGGACAATCGCATTCACCTGAGCGAGGAAACCAAGGCGGCCGGGTACCTTGAATATGAGCGTGCCCGGGTACGTTGGTTTCTGTCCATCGATGCCAACGATCTTCCGGAGGGGGTTAAGGGGAAGAAGCCCACATACCGCAACATCGATGTGAGCGGTGAGCAACTCGAGTTTTCGGAAGGCTTCACCGATCTGCACACCACCAGCTACCGCGAGATATTAGCGGGCCGGGGTTATGGCTTGGCAGATGCAAGGCACTGCATCGAAACGGTGGACGTGATTCGCGGGGCTTCGATTGCATCCGATACCGATGAGCGAGTGCATCCTTTCGTGCTCAAGAAGGGGCATTGA
- a CDS encoding ABC transporter permease, which produces MQASGLKPLSQYQLLLGDVQGALKLWRFWLHLGLEDILKQYRRSFLGPVWISINTAIFIGAFGLIGAQVFKIDVQTYLPFFCVSHVLFLFISQCISDSCQTFIGSSAFLKQTPYPKTAFGLRVIWRNLLMMGHNIPIALIVLLAFGRLDDVKPIPFLFGLAFTVLCAVLVSCILGALCARFRDIPMIVTSLMQIAMFLTPVMWQASQLSERAQLIVHVNPLAAFLDLVRAPVLGESVNPYSYLMAGATFLALLLAFFTVFMQSRRRLVYWL; this is translated from the coding sequence ATGCAAGCTTCTGGTCTGAAGCCGCTTTCTCAGTACCAATTGCTATTGGGGGATGTTCAGGGCGCGCTCAAGCTTTGGCGCTTCTGGCTGCACTTGGGGTTGGAGGATATCCTTAAGCAGTACCGCCGCTCGTTTCTGGGACCCGTGTGGATATCGATCAACACGGCGATTTTTATCGGCGCGTTCGGCTTGATCGGGGCGCAGGTTTTTAAGATTGATGTGCAGACTTATCTGCCGTTCTTCTGTGTGAGCCATGTTCTGTTTCTGTTTATCTCCCAGTGCATTTCCGACAGTTGCCAAACGTTTATCGGCTCCAGCGCATTCTTGAAGCAAACACCTTATCCCAAGACTGCATTCGGCTTGCGAGTCATCTGGCGCAACCTGTTGATGATGGGGCACAACATCCCGATTGCCTTGATCGTTCTTCTGGCGTTTGGCCGCCTTGATGATGTGAAGCCAATCCCATTTTTGTTCGGGCTCGCATTCACGGTGTTATGCGCGGTACTCGTTTCCTGCATCCTGGGTGCCCTGTGCGCGCGTTTTCGCGACATACCTATGATTGTCACCAGCCTGATGCAGATTGCGATGTTTCTCACACCGGTCATGTGGCAGGCATCGCAACTCAGCGAGCGGGCCCAATTGATCGTGCACGTCAATCCTTTGGCTGCATTTCTTGACTTGGTGAGGGCCCCCGTTTTGGGCGAATCCGTCAACCCCTACAGTTACCTGATGGCCGGTGCCACTTTTCTCGCATTGCTCTTGGCATTTTTCACCGTGTTTATGCAGAGCCGTCGCAGGCTTGTGTACTGGCTCTGA
- a CDS encoding ABC transporter ATP-binding protein, protein MASIELERVNVDFPLFSSRSRGLLNTLLGKAQGHRGRIEDIGHGAIAVRALRDITLSLKDGDRMGLIGRNGAGKSTMLRVLSSVYEPTSGVMRADGHISSLIDLMLGMDPDASGYEFIATRCVVMGIGSKEAKDLVPDIEEFTELGDYLHLPVRTYSSGMMLRLAFAVSTAVAPDILLMDEMIGVGDAQFIDKARIRLENMMSKVKILVLASHNDSILKTFCNTGIWLNEGQIRMQGSIEDCLAAYHGN, encoded by the coding sequence ATGGCAAGCATCGAACTGGAGCGAGTCAATGTCGACTTCCCGCTGTTTTCATCACGCTCACGCGGATTGCTGAACACCCTGCTCGGGAAGGCCCAAGGGCACCGGGGACGGATCGAAGACATCGGGCATGGCGCTATCGCAGTGCGTGCACTGCGAGACATCACGCTGTCTCTCAAGGATGGGGATCGGATGGGCCTGATCGGCCGCAATGGAGCTGGCAAGTCCACCATGCTCCGGGTGCTGTCCAGCGTGTATGAACCCACCTCGGGAGTGATGAGGGCGGATGGCCACATCTCCTCCCTGATTGACCTGATGTTGGGCATGGATCCCGATGCCAGTGGCTACGAGTTCATTGCCACACGTTGCGTCGTGATGGGAATAGGAAGCAAAGAAGCCAAGGACTTGGTCCCCGATATAGAGGAGTTCACGGAGCTGGGTGACTACCTGCATCTGCCTGTGCGCACGTACTCGTCCGGAATGATGCTCCGTCTCGCCTTCGCCGTGTCGACGGCCGTGGCGCCGGATATTTTGCTGATGGACGAGATGATTGGTGTGGGCGACGCGCAATTCATTGATAAGGCACGTATTCGGCTGGAAAACATGATGAGCAAGGTCAAGATACTGGTACTTGCTTCACACAACGACTCGATCTTGAAAACGTTCTGCAATACAGGGATATGGCTCAACGAGGGCCAGATCCGCATGCAGGGAAGCATCGAAGACTGTCTGGCTGCCTATCACGGCAACTAG
- a CDS encoding acyltransferase produces MSETSYTAHPTSIVDAGAQIGAGTRIWHWVHISAGARIGLSCSFGQNVYVGNDVVIGNNVKVQNNVSVYDTVTLEDDVFCGPSVVFTNVYNPRSSVVRKNEYRRTQVCKGATLGANATVVCGTTIGAHAFVAAGAVITRNVKAYALVAGVPARQIGWMSEHGERLDLPLTGDAQAHCPHTGHLYRLTDGELQRA; encoded by the coding sequence ATGAGCGAAACATCCTATACCGCGCACCCAACGTCAATCGTCGATGCAGGGGCGCAAATTGGCGCGGGAACCCGCATCTGGCACTGGGTGCATATCTCTGCGGGCGCGCGGATCGGCCTTTCTTGCTCTTTCGGGCAGAACGTCTATGTCGGCAATGACGTGGTGATCGGCAACAACGTCAAGGTTCAGAACAATGTCAGCGTCTACGATACGGTCACGCTGGAAGACGATGTTTTCTGCGGGCCCAGCGTTGTTTTCACCAATGTGTACAACCCTCGCAGCAGCGTCGTGCGTAAAAACGAGTACAGGCGAACCCAGGTTTGTAAGGGGGCCACGCTCGGTGCCAATGCAACTGTGGTGTGCGGAACCACCATTGGTGCGCATGCATTCGTCGCTGCTGGTGCGGTAATCACCCGTAACGTCAAAGCCTATGCACTGGTTGCAGGCGTGCCTGCGCGGCAAATCGGCTGGATGAGCGAACACGGGGAGCGTCTCGATCTTCCTTTGACCGGAGATGCGCAAGCACATTGTCCGCACACCGGTCATCTATATCGTTTGACTGATGGTGAGCTGCAGCGAGCTTGA
- a CDS encoding DegT/DnrJ/EryC1/StrS aminotransferase family protein, whose translation MEFTDLRAQYRRLKSDIDARIQKVLDHGQYILGPEVHELEEHLATYTGAKYCITVANGTDALQIAQMALGIGPGGEVITPGFTYIATAETVALLGAKPVYVDVSPGTYNLDPSLLEAAITPRTKAIIPVSLYGQCADFDRINEIAAKYRIPVIEDAAQSFGATYKGRKSCNLTTLACASFFPSKPLGCYGDGGAIFTSDEELARVIRQISRHGQDRRYHHVRVGVNSRLDTLQAAVLLGKLVIFDEEIAKRQMIADQYARKLLPIPQIACPSIEKGNLSAWAQYTIRSNHRDDLQQALKKLEIPTTVHYPLPLNKQPAVEDGRKQLPIGDQLANKVLSLPMGPYLSDSDQSFVAQAIQQFYIENPSP comes from the coding sequence ATGGAATTCACCGATCTAAGAGCGCAATACAGGCGGCTCAAGTCTGACATCGACGCGCGCATCCAGAAAGTACTGGATCATGGCCAGTACATCCTGGGCCCGGAAGTACATGAACTGGAAGAGCACTTGGCAACCTACACCGGAGCCAAGTATTGCATTACGGTGGCCAATGGCACCGATGCGCTTCAAATTGCCCAGATGGCTCTGGGCATTGGGCCTGGAGGCGAGGTAATTACCCCCGGATTCACGTATATCGCCACTGCCGAGACAGTCGCGCTGCTTGGTGCGAAGCCTGTGTATGTAGATGTGTCGCCGGGTACATACAATCTGGACCCCTCATTGCTCGAGGCCGCAATCACACCCCGCACGAAGGCCATCATTCCGGTCAGCCTGTATGGGCAATGCGCTGACTTTGATCGCATCAATGAAATAGCCGCCAAATATCGAATTCCTGTCATTGAGGATGCTGCCCAGAGTTTTGGTGCTACCTATAAAGGGCGCAAGAGTTGCAACCTCACTACTTTGGCTTGCGCCAGCTTTTTCCCTAGCAAACCGTTAGGCTGCTACGGGGACGGCGGAGCCATTTTCACAAGTGACGAGGAATTGGCTCGGGTCATCCGTCAGATTTCGCGTCACGGACAGGATCGCCGCTATCACCACGTTCGGGTCGGTGTGAATAGCCGCCTCGATACATTGCAAGCTGCAGTTCTTCTGGGAAAACTGGTGATTTTCGATGAAGAGATTGCTAAACGCCAAATGATCGCGGATCAATATGCACGCAAATTGCTACCGATACCTCAGATAGCTTGCCCATCCATCGAAAAAGGCAACCTGAGCGCCTGGGCCCAATACACGATCCGGTCAAATCATCGCGATGATCTTCAGCAAGCGCTGAAAAAATTGGAGATACCCACCACGGTGCACTATCCGTTGCCCCTGAATAAGCAGCCCGCAGTGGAAGATGGCAGAAAGCAGCTTCCTATTGGCGATCAGCTAGCCAATAAGGTTCTGAGTCTTCCCATGGGCCCTTATCTCAGCGACTCGGATCAGTCCTTTGTAGCCCAAGCCATCCAGCAGTTTTATATCGAAAATCCTTCTCCCTGA
- a CDS encoding NAD-dependent epimerase/dehydratase family protein: MDIKNKRFVIIGGGGLIGSHTVDRLLKEEVAEVVIYDNFVRGRMENLTESLKDPRVKIFEAGGDILQTDILDAALKGVDGVFHLAALWLLQCHEYPRTAFDTNVRGTFNVMDACVRNGVKRLVYSSSASVYGDAVEEPMTEEHPFNNKNFYGATKIAGEAFLRAYHHRYGLDYVGLRYMNVYGPRQDYHGAYIAVIMKMLDAIDSGNSPTIMGDGSEAFDFVAVEDCALANVCAMKASATDAFYNVGTGKRTSLKELAEKLLRITGSTKEITYAPRSQATLVRNRIGSPDKAREEIQFNAEIDLDEGLRKLIDWRASHKAEVAARRACVGL, translated from the coding sequence ATGGACATTAAAAATAAACGCTTCGTCATCATCGGTGGTGGCGGCTTGATCGGATCCCATACCGTTGACCGGCTACTGAAAGAAGAAGTAGCCGAAGTGGTGATCTACGATAACTTCGTACGCGGTCGAATGGAGAATTTAACGGAGTCGCTCAAAGATCCACGGGTAAAAATTTTTGAAGCTGGCGGCGATATTCTGCAGACAGACATATTGGATGCCGCTCTTAAAGGCGTCGACGGAGTTTTTCATCTGGCGGCGCTTTGGCTCCTTCAATGCCATGAATATCCCAGGACCGCATTCGACACCAATGTTCGGGGAACTTTCAATGTAATGGATGCGTGCGTGAGGAATGGGGTGAAGCGCTTGGTGTATTCCTCTTCAGCTTCTGTTTATGGCGATGCGGTGGAGGAGCCCATGACAGAAGAGCATCCATTCAATAATAAAAATTTCTATGGAGCCACCAAAATTGCAGGCGAAGCTTTTTTGCGAGCCTACCATCATCGCTACGGTCTTGATTATGTCGGGCTGCGATATATGAATGTGTACGGCCCCCGTCAAGATTATCATGGTGCCTATATTGCCGTGATCATGAAAATGCTCGATGCAATCGACAGCGGCAATAGCCCTACCATCATGGGCGATGGTTCTGAGGCGTTCGACTTTGTTGCCGTAGAAGACTGTGCGTTGGCTAACGTCTGTGCGATGAAGGCCAGCGCGACTGACGCGTTCTACAACGTCGGTACCGGCAAGCGGACGTCGTTGAAGGAACTGGCAGAAAAGCTTCTGCGTATAACCGGCTCTACCAAAGAAATCACCTATGCACCTCGCAGTCAGGCCACTCTGGTGCGCAACCGCATTGGAAGTCCTGACAAGGCGCGCGAAGAAATTCAATTCAATGCAGAGATCGATCTCGATGAAGGCTTGCGTAAGCTGATTGATTGGCGTGCGTCACATAAAGCAGAGGTGGCTGCTCGTCGCGCTTGCGTCGGCCTCTGA
- the asnB gene encoding asparagine synthase (glutamine-hydrolyzing) → MCGIAGYYNTDQNPASAVVIKRMTDAIAHRGPDGEGSYVHEALALGHRRLAIIDLSPGGHQPKATEDGRYVIAYNGEIYNFKEIRMELESLGRHFHTHSDTEVLLYAFVEWGVKCFNRLNGMFALAIWDNFEKTLTLARDRYGVKPLYYHSSGKSFVFGSEIKAIFAHGVVDPKVDSIGLFEYLSFQNFLADRTIFSGISLFPAGTYAMVKSSGTGSVDASFTRYWDYQFVEPESPRKLEEYAEELDRLFVQAVSRQLVSDVDIGSYLSGGMDSGSITAVAAQQIPYMKTFTCGFDLNSASGIELGFDERPTAEYMSYLFKTEHYEMVLKAGDMERVMPKLAWHIEEPRVGQSYPNYYAAQLASKFVKVVLSGAGGDELFGGYPWRYYRAVVNNDFDHYIDKYHAFWQRLVPQGRMSSALAPVWAEVQHIDSRDLFKSVFHQQPQNIGRPEDYINHSLYFEARTFLHGLLVVEDKLSMAHGIETRVPFLDNDLVDFSMQLPARMKLGNLGEVVKLNENEPGAKTAKYFQKTKDGKLLLRQVMQRLLPPVITDREKQGFSAPDASWFKGESIDYVKRTLLSPNALTHQYLDRDYVSEIVRQHGSGEMNHRLQIWSLISLESMIRQFIKNE, encoded by the coding sequence GTGTGCGGCATCGCGGGTTATTACAACACGGACCAAAACCCAGCCTCGGCGGTGGTGATCAAACGCATGACCGATGCGATTGCGCACCGGGGACCGGATGGCGAAGGAAGCTACGTTCATGAGGCATTGGCCTTAGGCCATCGACGTCTTGCCATTATCGACCTCTCGCCCGGGGGGCACCAACCCAAAGCCACTGAAGATGGCCGATACGTTATTGCTTATAACGGGGAAATTTACAATTTCAAAGAAATCCGTATGGAACTGGAGAGCTTGGGCCGCCATTTCCATACCCATAGTGATACGGAAGTCCTGCTTTACGCATTTGTTGAATGGGGCGTGAAATGTTTCAATCGCCTCAACGGCATGTTCGCATTGGCAATTTGGGACAATTTTGAAAAGACTTTGACACTCGCACGCGATCGCTATGGGGTCAAGCCGCTTTATTATCACAGCTCTGGAAAATCATTTGTTTTTGGCTCTGAAATCAAGGCAATTTTTGCACACGGAGTTGTTGATCCTAAAGTCGATTCAATCGGGCTGTTTGAATATCTGAGTTTTCAAAATTTCCTTGCAGATCGAACTATATTTAGCGGAATCAGTCTTTTCCCTGCTGGCACGTATGCAATGGTCAAAAGCAGCGGTACTGGATCTGTTGATGCCAGTTTCACCCGTTATTGGGACTATCAATTCGTTGAGCCTGAATCCCCGCGAAAATTGGAGGAGTATGCGGAAGAACTGGATCGCCTGTTCGTGCAGGCTGTCTCTCGGCAACTGGTCAGTGACGTAGACATTGGATCTTATTTGAGTGGTGGGATGGATAGCGGGTCCATCACAGCAGTCGCCGCTCAGCAAATTCCATACATGAAAACATTCACCTGCGGCTTCGATTTGAACTCGGCTTCAGGGATTGAACTGGGGTTTGATGAACGCCCGACGGCTGAATACATGTCTTATCTCTTCAAAACTGAGCATTATGAAATGGTGCTCAAGGCGGGAGATATGGAGCGAGTCATGCCCAAGTTGGCGTGGCATATCGAAGAGCCGCGCGTAGGGCAAAGTTATCCGAATTATTATGCAGCTCAACTGGCCAGCAAATTTGTCAAAGTTGTGCTGTCCGGTGCCGGTGGTGATGAGCTCTTCGGTGGATATCCGTGGCGATATTATAGAGCGGTGGTCAACAATGATTTTGATCACTACATAGATAAGTACCACGCTTTCTGGCAGCGTTTAGTTCCTCAAGGGCGAATGTCCTCCGCACTGGCTCCAGTGTGGGCGGAGGTTCAGCACATTGATTCGCGAGACTTGTTCAAGTCTGTCTTTCATCAGCAACCTCAGAACATTGGCCGTCCGGAAGACTATATCAATCACTCCCTTTACTTTGAAGCTAGGACGTTTCTCCATGGCTTGCTGGTAGTCGAAGACAAATTGAGCATGGCCCACGGCATCGAAACGCGAGTTCCATTCCTAGACAATGATCTCGTGGATTTTTCCATGCAATTGCCAGCACGCATGAAGCTTGGAAATTTGGGTGAAGTGGTCAAGCTGAATGAGAATGAACCCGGGGCGAAGACCGCCAAATATTTTCAGAAAACCAAAGATGGGAAATTGCTTTTGCGCCAGGTTATGCAGCGATTGCTGCCACCTGTTATCACGGATCGTGAAAAGCAGGGGTTCTCTGCTCCAGATGCAAGCTGGTTTAAAGGTGAAAGTATTGATTATGTCAAGCGTACTTTGCTCAGCCCAAATGCGTTGACTCATCAATACTTGGATCGTGACTATGTGAGTGAGATCGTTCGGCAGCACGGCAGTGGAGAAATGAATCACCGCTTGCAGATCTGGTCGCTGATCAGTCTGGAGTCCATGATCAGACAATTTATAAAAAATGAATAA
- a CDS encoding glycosyltransferase gives MNKRISSSERPYKVLHIGNIANNAYLNAKLLLRHGVESDVICADYYHIMGAPEWEDAVFDFEGIDHFNPDWANLDLQGFQRPNWFHSGALGQILAELAGDAAAPEQKMGRLSRIIGTAHSHAFGGTLELLLNDAWTKLFGYKQKSLVNLLTRVSVPILHVMCRLHFYAESALKKNGGDRFAKIRVTLDQIKRRTKCDLRRSEAVPYFFYQALWERVFKKYDAVIGYSIDGIYPLICDKKYIAFEHGTIRKIPFVDDALGRICKAVYKAADKVIITNCDNVKAAKKLQLKDYRFIPHPINEEVQKVQLPPSCTERLNEQEFIVFHPARHHWDRHRDPSWEKGNDKIIAGFARFRKTTSVKTVLVLTEWGLTIEHSRRLIKKLGIEDAVVWIPVLPNQHMIEMISLSHVVVDQIGVGAFGSLAAKSLMCGKATLCHIDPEPHRACFDVIPPLISVESHVDVAARLQQLASDIPYRNSVENESREWYLQHHSNRLIAERLVGLIKEIAA, from the coding sequence ATGAATAAAAGAATTTCTTCCTCAGAGAGGCCTTATAAAGTATTGCATATTGGTAATATTGCTAATAATGCTTATCTGAACGCGAAATTGCTTCTTAGGCACGGCGTTGAATCAGATGTAATTTGCGCGGATTATTACCATATCATGGGCGCCCCAGAATGGGAGGATGCGGTATTTGATTTTGAGGGAATCGATCACTTCAATCCGGATTGGGCCAATCTGGATTTGCAAGGATTTCAAAGGCCAAATTGGTTTCATTCGGGTGCCTTAGGTCAAATCCTGGCTGAACTGGCTGGAGATGCTGCGGCTCCAGAGCAGAAGATGGGGCGTCTATCGCGAATCATCGGGACAGCGCACAGCCACGCATTTGGGGGAACGCTTGAGCTTCTTTTGAATGATGCTTGGACGAAGCTTTTCGGATACAAACAAAAATCCTTGGTCAACCTGCTGACTAGGGTTTCGGTTCCGATTCTGCATGTCATGTGTCGCTTGCATTTTTATGCTGAATCTGCCTTGAAAAAAAATGGAGGGGATCGGTTCGCAAAAATACGCGTTACTTTGGATCAGATCAAAAGACGTACCAAATGTGACCTGAGGCGTTCAGAGGCAGTCCCTTATTTTTTTTATCAGGCTTTGTGGGAACGGGTTTTTAAGAAATATGATGCGGTTATCGGATATTCCATAGATGGAATTTATCCACTGATATGCGATAAAAAATACATTGCCTTTGAGCATGGAACGATCAGGAAAATTCCGTTTGTCGATGATGCTCTGGGGCGAATCTGCAAAGCCGTTTATAAAGCCGCAGATAAAGTAATTATCACCAACTGCGACAACGTCAAGGCTGCAAAGAAGTTGCAGCTAAAAGACTATCGATTTATACCTCATCCGATCAATGAGGAGGTTCAGAAGGTGCAGCTTCCGCCTAGTTGTACCGAGCGCCTTAATGAACAGGAATTTATCGTCTTTCATCCCGCCCGACACCATTGGGATAGGCATCGCGATCCCAGTTGGGAAAAGGGAAATGACAAAATCATCGCAGGCTTTGCAAGATTTAGAAAAACAACCAGTGTCAAAACTGTTTTGGTCCTTACTGAATGGGGTTTGACGATAGAGCATAGCCGACGGCTTATCAAAAAATTGGGTATTGAAGATGCCGTGGTGTGGATACCAGTCCTACCCAATCAGCACATGATTGAAATGATCAGTCTGTCTCACGTCGTGGTGGATCAAATCGGTGTAGGTGCTTTCGGGAGCTTGGCCGCTAAATCGTTGATGTGTGGAAAGGCGACCCTGTGTCATATTGACCCGGAGCCGCACAGGGCTTGCTTCGATGTCATTCCTCCGCTCATCAGCGTGGAGTCGCATGTTGATGTTGCCGCTCGTCTACAACAACTCGCGAGTGATATTCCCTATCGCAATAGCGTTGAGAATGAATCTCGAGAATGGTATTTGCAGCATCATTCCAATAGATTGATCGCCGAGCGCCTCGTTGGATTGATTAAAGAAATCGCCGCATAA
- a CDS encoding glycosyltransferase — translation MAINSSAERLTGAKSYSVVAHTYFITNKFDFDLQRLPLGRVFNTQYRYIAFWIICLIADRVHIYLDGGILPNAKMRSFNKLELFTYKLLAVDVFAWTYGGDCRTQRITRSLGDPNCCTDCTAQNSACICDEGLFRPRYDYARDKCVAIFSMGDMIEYTPGSVNTLYFWPLDIVDEKYKNIQTVSELNPPLVRIVHAPNHRMFKGTRFIEAAVSELSAEGLAVELVLVERVPNQQALKIYQTADIIVDQVMVGFHGFFALEAMAMSKPVVCFIREPERYLIDAKNSPIINANPENIKEVLRSWVNASRSERLNRGLQGRNFIEKHYSMDAFAKRLGKAYTELGVSK, via the coding sequence ATGGCAATCAACTCCAGCGCGGAGAGGTTGACAGGTGCCAAGTCTTATTCGGTAGTTGCTCATACCTATTTCATCACCAATAAATTCGATTTCGATCTTCAAAGGCTTCCTCTTGGGCGAGTTTTTAACACGCAATATAGATACATTGCTTTTTGGATCATTTGTTTGATCGCTGATCGTGTTCATATTTATTTGGATGGGGGTATCTTGCCGAACGCAAAGATGCGATCCTTCAACAAATTGGAGCTCTTCACCTATAAATTGTTGGCAGTAGATGTGTTTGCGTGGACCTATGGTGGAGATTGCCGCACCCAGCGCATCACCCGTTCGCTGGGAGACCCGAACTGCTGCACGGATTGCACCGCTCAAAATTCAGCATGTATCTGTGATGAGGGCTTGTTTCGACCTCGATATGACTATGCGCGAGATAAATGCGTGGCAATTTTCTCGATGGGGGACATGATTGAGTACACTCCCGGAAGCGTAAACACACTATATTTCTGGCCGCTGGATATTGTCGATGAAAAATATAAAAATATCCAGACTGTTTCTGAATTGAATCCACCATTGGTGCGGATTGTCCACGCTCCCAACCATCGGATGTTCAAGGGCACGAGATTCATAGAGGCGGCTGTTTCTGAATTATCTGCCGAAGGATTGGCTGTGGAGCTCGTGCTGGTTGAGAGGGTTCCAAATCAGCAGGCCCTCAAGATCTACCAAACGGCTGATATTATTGTGGATCAAGTTATGGTGGGTTTTCATGGGTTTTTTGCTCTTGAGGCAATGGCCATGAGCAAGCCGGTCGTGTGTTTCATTCGCGAACCGGAGCGCTATCTTATTGATGCAAAAAACTCTCCCATTATTAATGCCAATCCGGAGAACATCAAAGAGGTGCTCCGATCATGGGTGAATGCAAGTCGGTCGGAACGTCTCAATCGGGGCCTGCAGGGTCGCAATTTTATTGAAAAGCATTATTCTATGGATGCTTTTGCCAAACGCTTGGGCAAGGCATATACAGAGCTTGGAGTGTCTAAATGA
- a CDS encoding NAD(P)-dependent oxidoreductase: MRYCVVGSGGYIGRFLCEHLVKQGHSVDKVSSSLAGGIDPTTGLLPELDLAQVDVVVYLAQSPFYRQLPQRAPHLLAVNCVSAVHVAIAAQVSNVSKFIYASTGNVYQASFDAFKEHSTLERGNWYSLSKIMGEEGLRLAAGGMDLTCLRIFGVYGPGQADKLIPNLIARVKRGETVTVDRQPSAAEAQPEGLRTNPIYIDDTVRAIEMVAGIRGVPVMNFAGDEVLSIRQMVEIIGEVAGTSPQVAVNDRERPGDLIGDTSLFRSHYTLPLTPFKEGIQKVLEASQ; this comes from the coding sequence ATGAGATATTGTGTCGTCGGGTCTGGTGGTTATATAGGTCGGTTTCTTTGCGAGCATTTGGTCAAACAGGGGCACTCTGTCGACAAGGTTAGCTCCTCGCTGGCAGGAGGCATCGACCCAACCACAGGACTGTTGCCCGAGTTGGATTTGGCACAGGTTGACGTTGTGGTGTATCTGGCTCAGTCGCCGTTCTATCGGCAGTTGCCTCAGCGGGCCCCCCATCTTCTGGCGGTCAATTGCGTCAGTGCGGTCCATGTTGCTATCGCTGCTCAGGTATCGAACGTTTCCAAGTTTATTTACGCATCGACGGGAAACGTCTACCAAGCATCTTTTGATGCATTCAAAGAGCATTCCACGCTGGAACGTGGGAACTGGTATTCGCTATCGAAAATAATGGGCGAGGAAGGTTTGCGCCTGGCCGCCGGTGGAATGGACCTAACGTGCCTTAGGATTTTCGGCGTGTACGGGCCCGGCCAAGCAGACAAGCTCATCCCCAATCTCATAGCGCGCGTGAAACGGGGTGAAACCGTGACCGTTGATCGCCAGCCCTCCGCAGCGGAGGCCCAGCCTGAAGGGTTGAGAACCAATCCCATCTATATCGATGACACTGTGCGGGCCATCGAAATGGTTGCTGGGATTCGCGGTGTGCCGGTCATGAACTTTGCAGGCGATGAAGTGCTTTCGATCCGGCAGATGGTGGAAATCATTGGCGAAGTGGCTGGTACCTCGCCGCAGGTGGCCGTGAACGATCGTGAGCGGCCAGGGGATCTGATCGGGGACACGTCCCTTTTCCGCTCTCACTACACCCTTCCGCTGACCCCATTTAAAGAGGGCATTCAAAAGGTGCTAGAAGCCTCGCAATGA